The proteins below are encoded in one region of Limnochorda pilosa:
- a CDS encoding uroporphyrinogen-III synthase: MGRDAGGRLRGQTVLVTRSHDQAAELVALLETEGATVRLFPTIEVLPAQDPRPLEDALRRLDTFRWLVLTSPNGVGAVQQRLADLGKGALDLARLRVAAVGPGTARALRAWGVEPDLVPERFETAYLAEALAGQGIEGEAILVARSPLGSPELVTRLRAAGARVTEVEAYRVATPREEGGEPPEKVREALDRGELGWVTLTSPSTATGLVERLGGWRKEWSGRARVACIGPVTARRCRELGLPVDVEAPVSSVRGLVDAMARAASMGKGGENG, encoded by the coding sequence ATGGGGCGGGACGCGGGAGGACGGCTGCGGGGGCAGACGGTGCTGGTCACCCGGAGCCACGACCAGGCGGCGGAGCTGGTCGCGCTCCTGGAAACAGAAGGTGCCACCGTGCGGCTCTTCCCCACCATCGAGGTGCTGCCCGCGCAGGACCCCCGCCCCCTCGAGGACGCGCTGCGCCGCCTGGACACGTTCCGCTGGCTCGTCCTCACCAGCCCCAACGGGGTGGGAGCGGTGCAGCAGCGCCTGGCGGACCTGGGAAAAGGGGCCCTGGACCTGGCGCGCCTGCGCGTGGCGGCGGTCGGTCCGGGAACGGCCCGCGCGCTGCGCGCGTGGGGCGTCGAGCCCGACCTGGTCCCCGAACGGTTCGAGACGGCCTACCTGGCCGAGGCGCTGGCGGGCCAGGGGATTGAGGGGGAGGCGATCCTGGTGGCCCGGTCGCCCCTGGGGTCGCCGGAGCTGGTGACCCGGCTGCGCGCCGCGGGGGCCCGGGTCACCGAGGTGGAAGCCTACCGGGTGGCCACGCCCCGGGAGGAGGGCGGCGAGCCCCCGGAGAAGGTGCGGGAGGCCCTGGATCGGGGCGAGCTCGGGTGGGTGACGCTCACCAGCCCGTCCACGGCCACGGGGCTCGTGGAACGCCTGGGCGGGTGGCGGAAGGAGTGGTCCGGCCGGGCGCGGGTGGCCTGCATCGGTCCCGTGACCGCCCGCCGCTGCCGCGAGCTGGGGCTGCCGGTAGACGTCGAGGCGCCGGTCTCCAGCGTGCGGGGCCTGGTGGATGCCATGGCCCGGGCGGCCTCGATGGGAAAGGGTGGAGAGAACGGATGA
- a CDS encoding MaoC family dehydratase, which translates to MQHIARRKSLGRHVDELQVGEKATFTQKVEERDVYLYMGLTNDLNPVYVDREYAHRTELGEPVVPGILVAAQVVAAITGRLPGPGTITAHQTLRFASPAHCGDVLTTELEVVSLDPAANRATLKSVTHNQEGKPVLLAESEVIPPPRLRSVLTHAFEDYD; encoded by the coding sequence GTGCAGCACATCGCCAGGAGGAAGTCCCTGGGGAGGCACGTAGACGAGCTGCAGGTGGGGGAGAAGGCGACCTTCACCCAGAAGGTGGAGGAGCGGGACGTCTACCTTTACATGGGGCTCACCAACGACTTGAACCCCGTTTACGTGGATCGGGAGTACGCCCACCGGACCGAGCTGGGCGAGCCTGTCGTCCCCGGCATCCTGGTGGCGGCGCAGGTGGTCGCGGCCATCACCGGCCGGCTTCCGGGCCCGGGGACCATCACTGCCCACCAGACCCTGAGGTTCGCCTCGCCCGCCCACTGTGGCGACGTGCTCACCACCGAGCTCGAGGTGGTCTCCCTGGACCCCGCGGCCAACCGCGCCACCCTCAAGAGCGTGACCCACAACCAGGAGGGCAAGCCGGTGCTCCTGGCCGAGTCGGAGGTGATCCCGCCGCCCCGGCTGCGGTCGGTGCTCACCCACGCCTTCGAGGACTACGACTGA
- the hemB gene encoding porphobilinogen synthase, which translates to MGFPQRRMRRLRRSGTVRRMVRETWVRPDDLILPLFVRPGRGVREPVASMPGVDRWSVDRVVEPAREAFELGVPAVILFGLPEGKDEEGSEAWAEEGVVQQAVRRLKAELPELVVVTDVCLCEYTSHGHCGLLQGERVANDPTLDRLARTALSHARAGVDWVAPSDMMDGRVAAIRRALDEAGFDDVSILAYSAKYASAFYGPFREAAESAPAFGDRRGYQMDPANAREALLEVDLDVAEGADLVMVKPALPYLDVIRQVRERVGLPVAAYQVSGEYAMLRAAGMQGWIDERQAFLESLTAIRRAGADLILTYYATEFARLWREGLGG; encoded by the coding sequence GTGGGTTTCCCCCAGCGGCGGATGCGGCGGCTGAGGCGGTCCGGCACCGTGCGGCGGATGGTGCGGGAGACGTGGGTACGGCCGGACGATCTGATCCTGCCGCTCTTCGTGCGCCCGGGCAGGGGCGTGCGGGAACCGGTGGCCTCCATGCCGGGCGTGGACCGCTGGTCGGTGGACCGGGTGGTGGAGCCCGCCCGGGAGGCCTTTGAGCTGGGCGTGCCTGCGGTGATCCTCTTCGGCCTACCCGAGGGCAAGGACGAGGAGGGCAGCGAGGCCTGGGCGGAGGAGGGCGTGGTGCAGCAGGCCGTGCGGCGGCTGAAGGCGGAGCTGCCCGAGTTGGTGGTGGTCACCGACGTCTGCCTCTGCGAGTACACGAGCCACGGGCACTGCGGCCTGCTGCAGGGCGAGCGGGTGGCCAACGACCCCACCCTCGACCGGTTGGCCCGTACGGCCCTCTCCCACGCCCGGGCCGGGGTCGACTGGGTGGCCCCCAGCGACATGATGGACGGCCGGGTGGCGGCCATCCGTCGAGCCCTGGACGAGGCCGGCTTCGACGACGTGAGCATCCTGGCGTACTCGGCCAAGTACGCCTCGGCCTTCTACGGCCCCTTCCGGGAGGCGGCGGAGTCGGCGCCTGCTTTCGGCGACCGGCGGGGGTACCAGATGGATCCGGCCAACGCCCGGGAGGCCCTGCTCGAGGTGGACCTGGATGTGGCCGAGGGTGCAGACCTGGTGATGGTGAAGCCCGCGCTCCCCTACCTGGACGTGATCCGGCAGGTCCGCGAGCGGGTGGGGCTGCCGGTGGCCGCCTATCAGGTGAGCGGCGAGTACGCGATGCTCAGGGCGGCCGGCATGCAGGGCTGGATCGATGAGCGCCAGGCCTTCCTGGAAAGCCTCACCGCCATCCGCCGGGCCGGGGCGGACCTGATCCTCACCTACTACGCCACCGAGTTCGCGCGGCTCTGGCGGGAAGGGTTGGGGGGGTGA
- the hemL gene encoding glutamate-1-semialdehyde 2,1-aminomutase: protein MSRSEELFARARRWIPGGVNSPVRAFRAVGGTPPFVARGEGARLFDVDGRSYIDYVGSYGPLILGHAHPRVVEAVCQAARLGATFGAPTEGEVALARVLVEAVPSLEEVRLVSSGTEATMSAIRLSRAATGRSGVVKFRGGYHGHVDALLVESGSGASTLGVPSSPGVPAAVVEQTHLLPYNDLAAAQALFDRSGAEIACVIVEPVAGNMGVVPPEPGFLEGLRRLTREHGAVLIFDEVITGFRVAYGGAQARLGVTPDLTCLGKVIGGGMPIGAYGGLRELMEQVAPAGPVYQAGTLAGNPVAVAAGLRTLEILREEDPYPALEEVSARLADGLAEAARDAGICVQVQRVGSLLGLFFTEAPVRDAAGVAAADGAAFRRFFHAMLDAGVYLAPSPWEAWFVSTAHRAAEIDATVEAARRAFRIAAERA, encoded by the coding sequence GTGAGCCGATCGGAAGAGCTCTTCGCCCGGGCCCGCCGCTGGATCCCCGGCGGCGTCAACAGCCCCGTCCGGGCGTTCCGGGCCGTGGGGGGCACGCCGCCCTTCGTCGCCCGGGGGGAAGGCGCGCGGCTCTTCGACGTGGACGGGCGGTCGTACATCGACTACGTCGGCTCGTATGGCCCGCTGATCCTGGGGCACGCGCACCCCCGGGTGGTGGAGGCCGTCTGCCAGGCGGCCCGGCTGGGCGCCACCTTCGGGGCGCCCACCGAGGGCGAGGTGGCCCTGGCACGGGTGCTGGTGGAGGCGGTGCCCTCGCTGGAAGAGGTGCGTCTGGTCAGCTCGGGGACCGAGGCGACCATGAGCGCCATCCGGCTGAGCCGGGCCGCCACGGGCCGAAGCGGGGTGGTCAAGTTCAGGGGCGGCTACCACGGGCACGTGGACGCGCTCCTGGTGGAGAGCGGTTCCGGCGCGTCCACACTGGGGGTTCCCTCCAGCCCGGGGGTGCCCGCGGCCGTGGTGGAGCAGACGCACCTCCTGCCCTACAACGACCTGGCCGCGGCCCAAGCGCTCTTCGACCGGAGCGGGGCGGAGATCGCCTGCGTCATCGTGGAGCCCGTGGCGGGGAACATGGGGGTCGTCCCCCCGGAGCCGGGCTTCCTGGAAGGGCTCCGGCGGCTAACCCGGGAGCACGGAGCGGTGTTGATCTTCGACGAGGTCATCACCGGTTTCCGGGTCGCCTACGGCGGGGCTCAGGCGCGCCTGGGGGTCACGCCGGACCTGACCTGCCTGGGCAAGGTGATCGGCGGGGGCATGCCCATCGGCGCGTACGGCGGCCTCCGGGAGCTGATGGAGCAGGTGGCGCCCGCGGGGCCCGTCTACCAGGCGGGGACCCTGGCGGGGAACCCGGTCGCGGTGGCGGCCGGGCTGCGGACCCTGGAGATCCTGCGGGAGGAGGATCCCTACCCGGCGCTGGAGGAAGTCTCCGCGCGCTTGGCCGACGGGCTGGCCGAGGCGGCCCGTGACGCCGGGATTTGCGTGCAGGTGCAGAGGGTCGGCTCCCTGCTGGGGCTCTTCTTCACCGAGGCGCCCGTGCGGGACGCCGCCGGGGTGGCGGCCGCAGACGGGGCCGCCTTCCGGCGGTTCTTCCACGCCATGCTGGACGCGGGGGTCTACCTGGCCCCGTCGCCCTGGGAGGCCTGGTTCGTCTCCACGGCCCACCGGGCGGCCGAGATCGACGCGACGGTCGAGGCGGCCCGAAGGGCCTTCCGGATCGCTGCCGAACGTGCATAG